Genomic DNA from Methanosarcina sp. MTP4:
GTGAATAGTTCCACCTGGGGAACAGACTTTTCAAAAGAAACCGCCCGCCACCTGAAAGATGCCGGACTCCATGCCCTGATGGTTGGGGTCTACTCCACGGACCCGGCAAAACACGACGCTACCAGGAAAGCCAGTGGGGCGTACGAAAGGGCAGTATCGGCCATCAAAACGGCTCTTGACACCGAACTCATGGTCGCCATGACAACGCACGCTTCTCCCTCAAACATGCAGGAGCTTCCGGCCCTCTATGCCCTTGCATCGGAACTCGGGGTGCAGGAATTCTCGGTCTGGGAAGCCATGCCAAAAGCCGGAGAAAATGCAGGAGAAAAACCCCTTGTTTCCGACGAGAACAGGAGAGCCATCCTTGAGATGTACGAGCGGATCAATGCCAGCCCGAAAGGTCCCCGGATGTTTGCAAACACCTACTTTGAGGGGCAAATGCTGGGTGCCATGGCAGGCAGGCGCTGGATGCATGTCACTGCAGACGGAGATGTAAAGCCGAGTCCGTACCCTCCATTTAAGTTCGGAAACGTCAAAGAAGAACCTTTGAAAGACATCTGGCAGAGGATCAGGAGCTACCCTTATTTCCAGAGGCAAAAGAACTTAAGCCCCATGCACGACCCGGAATTCCTGGAATTTGTTGACAGGATCCCTGCCGGAGCAAAGCTTCCTTATGAGTTTGAAAAAGTTTACAGGCGTTAAACGTTTTCGGGGACTGCCCGACCATCCTTTTTTTAAAAGAGTCTTTGTGCTCCCGATGCCCTCCGACTTTACCGGGTTCATCCGAATTTATCAGAATTTACCGGTTTCATCCGAATTTATCAGAATTTACCGGTTTCATCCGAATTTATCAGAATTTACCGGTTTCATCCGAATTTATCAGAATTTACCGGTTTCATATGGATTTTCCTTCCTTGAGGCAGGAGCTTCGTTTCCAATGTGTATTCCGGTGCCAGGTTATCCGGAGATAAACATTTACATATGAGCAGGTATTTTTAAAGAGCGTTTCAATTGAAACATGAATTTACATCCTAATTGAAATTCAGAAGAAATAAACTAATTAAGATTCAGCAAGAAAAAGCTGGCTGCCCTGAGGCAACTGATTCAGGAAACCAGCATCCACTGAGGGACTTTATGGATACGAAACTTGACCCCTGGAGTTCAAACGACATTACTGACTATTCCAAGTTATTCGAAGAATTCGGGATTTCCCCCTTCGAGACCGTGCTTCCGGAAATCCCTTCCCCGCACATGTATATGCGGAGAAAAGTCATCTTCGGGCACCGCGACTACGAACAGATTGCACAGGCTATGCGGACAGGTGCCCCATTTTCGGTCATGGACGGCTTTATGCCCTCGGGCAAGGTCCACCTGGGACACAAGATGGTCATGGACCAGATAGTCTGGCACCAGGAACAGGGCGCAGATGCCTTTGTCGGGATCGCGGACAGGGAAGCGTATTCCGTGCGCGGTTTTTCCTGGCAGAAGTGCAGGGATATAGGGGTCGAAGAATATATCCTGAGCCTGATCGCCCTCGGATTCAAGCCTGACGGCCTTATCTACTTCCAGTCCGGGTGCGAAAGTGTCAAGGACCTGGCATTCGAACTCGGCTCAAAGGTCAATTTTTCGGAACTGAGCGCTATCTACGGTTTTTCAGGGGAAACAAACCTCTCCCACATGCTCAGCGTGGCAACCCAGGCTGCAGACATCCTCCAGCCCGAGCTCGAAGAGTTTGGAGGCCCTAAACCCGTGGTCGTACCCGTGGGCCCGGACCAGGACCCCCACCTCAGGCTAACCAGGGGCCTGGCAGGCAAGATGAACATGTTCAGGATTGAGGAGCGGGAAG
This window encodes:
- a CDS encoding tryptophan--tRNA ligase → MDTKLDPWSSNDITDYSKLFEEFGISPFETVLPEIPSPHMYMRRKVIFGHRDYEQIAQAMRTGAPFSVMDGFMPSGKVHLGHKMVMDQIVWHQEQGADAFVGIADREAYSVRGFSWQKCRDIGVEEYILSLIALGFKPDGLIYFQSGCESVKDLAFELGSKVNFSELSAIYGFSGETNLSHMLSVATQAADILQPELEEFGGPKPVVVPVGPDQDPHLRLTRGLAGKMNMFRIEEREDSKTGRPYLSVRGKAASKEALKELKKRIPGKVKLYEAHVDVLEFSNRAGLEEIVRNVALEFGGYAFIPPASTYHRFMSGLQGGKMSSSIPESHIALTDAPKDGAKKVKRAKTGGCVTLEEQKKLGGKPDECSVFELMLFHLLEDDKELLEIREECLSGERMCGSCKQLASELMHDFLKEHQEKRELAREQLDEYGIMYKK
- a CDS encoding radical SAM protein: MTPEKNNTEEISGVEIPANGKSIEILSVPGLRVNLQHAKNPLRGDFLELTASGTLKAACSPILKKINSRLREEKPALVREDHVIASAWLPPIPGPAFKRLLYAEMQIAIGKYIPETVSIELTRQNSARYSPGTNEDELDIGTLKRVIDEALDLGTFIITFTENDPLLREEVFELIEYVDKKRAIVNSSTWGTDFSKETARHLKDAGLHALMVGVYSTDPAKHDATRKASGAYERAVSAIKTALDTELMVAMTTHASPSNMQELPALYALASELGVQEFSVWEAMPKAGENAGEKPLVSDENRRAILEMYERINASPKGPRMFANTYFEGQMLGAMAGRRWMHVTADGDVKPSPYPPFKFGNVKEEPLKDIWQRIRSYPYFQRQKNLSPMHDPEFLEFVDRIPAGAKLPYEFEKVYRR